A window of Thalassophryne amazonica chromosome 12, fThaAma1.1, whole genome shotgun sequence genomic DNA:
TCCCGTCTGGGACTGATACCTGCCTAATGACCTTGTCTATACCCAGCCGCAAAAGTGAGTACGTGACTGATTTTGGTTGGTTACATACAGTGTAAGACCGTCCAACCTCATCATGCCATGTCCCAGGATGTGTACTACTCTAACTAGTACTTTCTCAGTGAAAATTAAATTTGGGTTAGTTGTATTACTTCACAATGTCATGAAATTCTGATGTTTTTACTGTATTTGAAGTAGTTTTTATTCATTTGTATTGATGCTAATCATATGCAAACAATAAGGAAAAGAAATTTACAAAGTACCCAAATCATTACTTTTTGTAGTAAAGCATAAGTAAAATGTTGTTGCTGAATTTCTTAACATGCTGTTACGCATTTTCCAAGagtttaaaaacacagacatgaaGTACAAGAACCGTGTGCGGAGCCGGATCTCGAACTTGAAGGATGTGAAGAACCCAAATTTAAGGAAGACTGTTTTATGTGGGAGTGTAACGCCTGAGCGTATGGCTAAGATGACTGCAGAGGTGTGTTGGCTTTTGGAGACTAAATCTTAAAATGCTTGAATCAGGACAAAAAGGGAACACCTTGAGTAGTTTTAGTATGTTAACTAGTTATAGTCTGTCTTAAAATGGTTTAGGAAACTGTTTTCTATACACATATAATAGATTTTACATCTCTTATTGTCACAGGTATGAATTAAAATCAGCACTGAAAAACGTTGTTGTGCATTTGTTCCTGTAGGAAATGGCAAGTGATGAACTTAAAGAAATTAGGAAGAATTTGACCAAAGAAGCTGTCAGGGACCACCAAATGGCCACCACTGGGGGCGTGCAGACTGACCTGTTCACATGTGGCAAGTGCAAGGGAAAGAACTGCACCTATACACAGGTATGGAGTACACTGTAGTATTTCAGGTATTACTAGTTACCCAAAATGCAACATGAACTTATTTGTAAAATGTATGTATGAAGTGTTATGTGCTCCAACACCGGCCTGAGAGTTATGGGTTCTACACAGTGTCTTAGATGTTCCTCGGACTGCCCTGTGCTGGACAGAGACTGCTGATACAGATAATCATGGTCGGCGCATTTCCATTTTATAGAgagcaaaatttttaaaaaatagaatGGTTGTATGGTTTcatacagtagcgttcagaataatagtaggtttcgagtatatttcttattgttacatgggaaacaaggtaccagtagattcagtagattctcacaaatccaacaagaccaagcattcatgatatgcacactcttaaggctatgaaattgggctattagtaaaaaaaagtagaaaagggggtgttcacaataatagtagtgtggcattcagtcagtgagttcgtcaattttgttgaacaaacagctgtgaatcaggtgtcccctatttaaggatgaagccagcacctgttgaacatgcttttctctttgaacgcctgaggaaaatgggacgttcaagacattgttcagaagaacagcgtagtttgattaaaaagttgattggagagggaaaaacttatacgcaggtgcaaaaaattatacgctgttcatctacaatgatcgccaatgctttaaaatggacaaaaaaaaaaacagagacacgtggaagaaaacggaaaacaaccatcaaaatggacagaagaataaccagaatggcaaaggctcacccattgatcagctccaggatgatcaaagacagtctggagcagGTGGCGGCATAATCACTGGCACGCACAACACTGGACcagcatcagcaaaaaaaaaaaaaaaaatctgactgacgATCTTCCAACCGCATTCGCTCCACAGCGCTCTGCACCCAGCTCCTGCCCCCTCTCCCAGAGACCCATGTGTAAAATTAGCCTAGCGtgcatcaaaatcaaagttacctGATAGCGTtacaagtagggatgggtatcaagaaccggttcctttcgggtatcgttaagaaatggttcgatccaccggcatcaataagctttttgcttgttattggtccttcagagtggccgttgttttggggggtgtttgtcaggaaaatgatcatttctctacattgatcacagaccctgcagcgggtccgtaatcaacttttctgcagcgtggctttgctttgaaccttgaaccaatcgagcaGAgggtcgcagattgaagcagtgcttcgaactattgcttcgtttattctttctttctttcgcttaattttcccccgctaaaaccctaaagagcatacgtctgtgagtattatttaccttttttatgttaaaccgacctgttatggtcttctgaaacagttgatagatgtattttataacttaaaaatgggagcaatgctaacgtgttagcatgtctatggcattttcaattttaaaagttagcattaagcagttgcagctgtcatcacgttcgggtgcatttgttttcaaattgtaatattttttaaatttatttttgtttatatattaataatctaatgattattatatacaatatatagttattatatacagttttagagaaagagacaaagaacctgaatagaaacacaacagaaaatataaaagcaactaacaatgaacatacagaaataaatgtttcctgtgaacacctatggGCTGCTTTTGTCACCAAGCTTGCAGTATTCTCAGGTGACATTGCGTTCTCCACCTTCCGCTACTTCCGATACTTGAGGGAGTTGTCCTCACAACACAACATCAGCACCGCTGAAATAGCCGAATACATGCATGAGCTGGAGACGGAGTTCACGACCCGCTTTGTGGATTTTTAAACGGTACGGTCTGATGTTCTCCTTCTTGATCAAGCCTGGCAGCTTTGATGAACATGACCTGAACGCAGCTCTGATCGACTGGATGGATATACAGGACGTGGAGATGCAGCTGATAGAGCTGAAGAGCTCATCACTGTGGGTGACGAAGTTTGCAGAGCTCCGAAAGCAGTTGGAATCCACCCCTGTGCAACAGCACGGATGCTGCATCCTCGCATGCTGGACGTCTGCACCAGAGAAGTTCAGCTGTCTCAAGAACATTGCATTGGCCCTCTTGTCAGTGTTCGGCTCATCATACCTGTGTGACCAGGTATTTTCGCACATCAAAAGTGTGCTCAGCCCCATCCGCAGCCGTTTGACAACAGACCATTCTGAGgcatgtttacaattaaaagtgaCAAACTACGAACCCCAAATAAAAAGGCTCAGCCAAGAAAAGCAAGGACAGGGATCACACTGACTGGTAGGCAAGATATATTAATTGAGACATAGCCTATGATTCATTTTAGTTTCAGCCCACACTGATTAGTTAAATACGTTGCTGTTTGCTTTGAATTTGTTGAACGTATTCCTGTAGTTTATGTCATTTTTACCATTATTGTTAATAGTGGCACACTCATTGACTGCAAAATTTGAAATTGGCACTCAATGTTTCAAAGGTTGCCGACCCctggtctggagttacctgtaagtgctgtgacaattagaagatgcctttgtgaagctaatttatttgcaagaatcccccgcaaagtccctctgttacatgtgcagaagagcttacaatttgccaaagaacacatcaactggcctaaagagaaatggagaaatgttttgcggactgatgagagtaaaattgttctttttgggtccaagggccacagacagtttgtgaaacgacccccaaactctgaattcaagccacagttcagtgaagacagtgaagcatgttggtacaagcatcatgatatgggcatgtttctcctactgtggtgttgggcctatatatcgcataccaggtatcatggaccagtttggatatgtcaaaatacttgaagaggtcatgttgccttatgctgaagaggacatacccttgaaatggatgtttcaacaagacagtgaccccaagcacactagtaaacgagcaaaatcttggttccaaaccaacaaaattaatgcctcgtagatgtgaagagatcatgaaaaactgtggttatacaactaaatactagtttagtgattcacaggattgctaaaaaaagcagtttgaacataatagttttgagtttgtagcgtcaacagcagatgctactattattgtgaacacccccttttctacttttttttactaatagcccaatttcatagccttaagagtgtgcatatcatgaatgcttggtcttgttggatttgtgagaatcttctgaatctactggtaccttgtttcccatgtaacaatcaatcaatcaatttttttatatagcgccaaatcacaacaaacagttgccccaaggcgcttcatattgcaaggccatacaataattatgtaaaaccccaacggtcaaaacgaccccctgtgagcaagcacttggctacagtgggaaggaaccccccccccctaacaggaagaaacccccagcagaaccaggctcagggaggggcagtcctctgctgggactggttggggctgagggagagaaccaggaaaaagacatgctgtggaggggagcagagattgatcactaatgattaaatgcagagtggtgcatacagagcaaaagagaaagaaacagtgcatcatgggaaccccccagcagtctacgtctatagcagcataactaagggatggttcagggtcacctgatccagccctaactataagctttagcaaaaaggaaagttttaagcctaatcttaaaagtagagagggtgtctgtctccctgatctgaattgggagctggttccacaggagaggagcctgaaagctgaaggctctgcctcccattctactcttacaaaccctaggaactacaagtaagcctgcagtctgagagcgaagcgctctattggggtgatatggtactacgaggtccctaagataagatgggacctgattattcaaaaccttataagtaagaagaagaattttaaattctattctagaattaacaggaagccaatgaagagaggccaatatgggtgagatatgctctctccttctagtccccgtcagtactctagctgcagcattttgaattaactgaaggctttttagggaacttttaggacaacctgataataatgaattacaatagtccagcctagaggaaataaatgcatgaattagtttttcagcatcactctgagacaagacctttctgattttagagatattgcataaatgcaaaaaagcagtcctacatatttgtttaatatgcgctttgaatgacatatcctgatcaaaatgactccaagatttctcacagtattactagaggtcagggtaatgccatccacagtaaggatctggttagacaccatgtttctaagatttgtggggccaagtacaataacttcagttttatctgagtttaaaagcaggaaattagaggtcatccatgtctttatgtctgtaagacagtcctgcagtttagctaattggtgtgtgtcctctggcttcatggatagataaagctgggtatcatctgcgtaacaatgaaaatgtaagcaataccgtctaataatactgcctaagggaagcatgtataaagtgaataaaattggtcctagcacagaaccttgtggaactccataattaactttagtctgtgaagaagattccccatttacatgaacaaattgtaatctattagacaaatatgattcaaaccaccgcagcgcagtgcctttaatacttatggcatgctctaatctctgtaataaaattttatggtcaacagtatcaaaagcagcactgaggtctaacagaacaagcacagagatgagtccactgtccgaggccataagaagatcatttgtaaccttcactaatgctgtttctgtactatgatgaattctaaaacctgactgaaactcttcaaatagaccattcctctgcagatgatcagttagctgttttacaactaccctttcaagaatttttgagagaaaaggaaggttggagattggcctataattagctaagatagctgggtcaagtgatggctttttaagtaatggtttaattactgccaccttaaaagcctgtggtacatagccaactaacaaagatagattgatcatatttaagatcaaagcattaaataatggtagggcttccttgagcagcctggtaggaatggggtctaataaacatgttgatggtttggatgaagtaactaatgaaaataactcagacagaacaatcggagagaaagagtctaaccaaatacaggcatcactgaaagcagccaaagataacgatacgtctttgggatggttatgagtaattttttctctaatagttaaaattttgttagcaaagaaagtcatgaagtcattactagttaaagttaatggaatactcagctcaatagagctctgactctttgtcagcctggctacagtgctgaaaagaaacctggggttgttcttattttcttcaattagtgatgagtagaaagatgtcctagctttacggagggcttttttatagagcaacagactctttttccaggctaagtgaagatcttctaaattagtgagacgccatttcctctccaacttacgggttatctgctttaagctacgagtttgtgagttataccacggagtcaggcacttctgatttaaagctctcttttttagaggagctacagcatccaaagttgtcttcagtgaggatgtagaactattgacgagatactctatctcacttacagagtttaggtagctactctgcactgtgttggtatatggcattagagaacataaagaaggaatcatatccttaaacctagttacagcgctttctgaaagacttctagtgtaatgaaacttattccccactgctgggtagtccatcagagtaaatgtaaatgttattaagaaatgatcagacagaagggagttttcagggaatactgttaagtcttctatttccataccataagtcagaacaagatctaagatatgattaaagtggttggtggactcatttactttttgagcaaagccaatagagtctaataatagattaaatgcagtgtgaggctgtcattctcagcatctgtgtggatgttaaaatcgccccactataattatcttatctgagctaagcactaagtcagacaaaaggtctgaaaattcacagagaaactcacagtaacgaccaggtggacgatagataataacaaataaactggtttttgggacttccaatttggatggacaagactaagagtcaagctttcaaatgaattaaagctctgtctgggtttttgattaattaataagctggaatggaagattgctgctaatcctccgccccggcccgtgctacgagcattctgacagttagtgtgactcgggggtgttgactcatttaaactaacatattcatcctgctgtaaccaggtttctgtaaggcagaataaatcaatatgttgatcaattattatatcatttactaacagggacttagaagagagagatctaatgtttaatagaccacatttaactgttttagtctgtggtgcagttgaaggtgatatattattttttctttttgaatttttatgcttaaatagatttttgctggttattggtggtctgggagcaggcaccgtctctacggggatggggtaatgatggggatggcagggggagagaagctgcagagaggtgtgtaagactacaactctgcttcctggtcccaaccctggatagtcacggtttggaggatttaagaaaattggccagatttctagaaatgagagctgctccatccaaagtgggatggatgccgtctctcctaacaagaccaggttttccccagaagctttgccaattatctatgaagcccacctcattttttggacaccactcagacagccagcaattcaaggagaacatgcggctaaacatgtcactcccggtctgattggggacggggcccagagaaaactacagagtccgacattgtttttgcaaagttacacaccgatttaatgttaattttagtgacctccgattggcgtaaccgggtgtcattactgccgacgtgaattacaatcttaccaaatttacgcttagccttagccagcagtttcaaatttccttcaatgtcgcctgctctggcccccggaagacaattgactatggatgctggtgtcgctaacttcacatttcgcaaaacagagtcgccaataaccagagtttgatcctcggcgggtgtgtcttcgagtggggaaaaacggttagagatgtgaacgggttggcggtgtacacggggcttctgtttagggctacgcttcctcctcacagtcacccagtcagcctgctttcccggctgctcgggatctgccaggggggaactaacggcggctaagctaccttggtccgcacgactacaggggcctggctagctgtagaattttccacggtgcggagccgagtctccaattcgcccagcctggcctccaacgctacgaataagctacacttattacaagtaccgttactgctaaaggaggccgaggaataactaaatatttcacacccagagcagaaaagtgcgggagagacaggagaagccgccatgctaaatcggctaagagctagtagctacgctaagctagcggattcctaaaaacacgcaaagtgaataatgtgtaaataatttagaggtgattcagcagaaggagtgctttagttaaggcacgtaaagattacactgggaaacaaatcgtaatctagataactagatcaatctaactgcgcagattaacagctaacagatacagaaaacaccgctgtgttccggaacaggaagtgatacaataccgcagtgagagccaaccaccagagcgcaaataagaaatatactcaagacctggattaatctttttagtcacatagcactactattaatctgaacactactgtagtaaaTACATTCCAACTGCTGTCTTCAGATTAAAATATTTTTCATTCTAAATGACGTTCATGAAGTTATAGACGTTAGCGGCCACTTTGTGAAATGTTTAAGTCAGTGTTGCTCACTGGGCTGCTCTCTGGCACATATACTGAATCCTGGAAGACAAGCCTGACTTCTAGgattcctgttggcttcatcagattcCATCATCGAATTTTAAATGTCGCTATCCACTGAGCAGGTTTCAAGCTGAGTTTGAAGTAACTGGGATTGGGAGTTTCAGTGTCTCAGGATCTTGTTTACAAGTAGGGGTAAGTTGTAGCATGAGATCAATAGACAGATTGGGGCTGCGTCTGATGTTTTGCGGACGCTGTGGCGGACCATTGTGAAGAAAGAGcagagccagaaggtgaggcttTGGAGTTACACTCCTGTTTTCatctgtggtcatgaactttgggtaatgactaaaaCAACATGGTCAGCAGTCGTGAGATTGCTCCATCCGTCGGGTATCTGCACTTAATAtgtgggagggactctgagtagagctgctgcttctttgcttcaaaaggagccagttgaggtggtttgggcttcTAGTGAGGATGCCCACTAGTCGTtttcctagggaggtcttccatgcACGTCCAAGTGTGAGGAGGACCAGAGGAagacacaggacatgctggagggattatatttgcctgctggcttgggaacacctcagcattccccaggaagagttagagaatgtagctgaggatagggaagtgtggagctTGGTGTGTTATGATATTGTAAAATTAATATTTCTTGTTTGGCTTTTTCCAGGTTCAGACTCGCAGTGCTGAT
This region includes:
- the tcea1 gene encoding transcription elongation factor A protein 1; the encoded protein is MGKKEEEDIIRIAKKMDKMAQKKNGVRCVRRMNAGAAVDDFDCFFKFMCSSPPPCVSDDYINIGADCEELGAQIEECIFQEFKNTDMKYKNRVRSRISNLKDVKNPNLRKTVLCGSVTPERMAKMTAEEMASDELKEIRKNLTKEAVRDHQMATTGGVQTDLFTCGKCKGKNCTYTQVQTRSADEPMTTFVFCQQCGNRWKFC